The Lactobacillus sp. CBA3605 genome contains a region encoding:
- a CDS encoding GntR family transcriptional regulator, with amino-acid sequence MADLVYQQVITDLNKRIMANEFVDKKLPDERSLSEQYQVSRSSIKRALNVLANQGLIFKKRGSGTFINPLYLKNQSSFKYEGTNLGITDSLNTEGAQPSIQLLDFQVIPASQELQQDLFLSADEFVYEIKRLRLLDDQPFMIETGYIPIKLVPELNRQVVSGSIFNYVQATLHDAVTKSFLSISADASQANDQKLLGLKPTEPVGVMSGIFFLDDGTPFEVSNMRLHYQYMKYTTFVSTD; translated from the coding sequence ATGGCAGATTTAGTCTATCAACAAGTGATTACTGACCTAAACAAACGGATTATGGCCAATGAATTTGTCGATAAGAAGTTGCCAGATGAACGGAGCCTCAGCGAGCAATATCAAGTGAGCCGGAGTTCGATTAAGCGAGCACTGAATGTGTTAGCTAATCAAGGATTAATTTTTAAAAAACGCGGTTCAGGAACGTTTATCAATCCATTATATCTTAAAAATCAATCTTCGTTTAAATATGAAGGCACCAATTTGGGCATTACGGATAGTTTAAACACTGAAGGCGCCCAACCTAGTATTCAATTATTAGACTTTCAGGTGATTCCTGCAAGTCAAGAGTTGCAACAGGACTTATTTTTATCGGCAGATGAGTTTGTTTATGAAATTAAGCGGTTACGTTTGCTGGATGACCAACCCTTTATGATTGAAACCGGATATATTCCAATTAAGTTGGTACCGGAGTTAAATCGGCAAGTGGTGAGTGGGTCGATTTTTAATTATGTTCAAGCGACGTTACATGATGCGGTGACAAAATCCTTCTTATCGATTTCAGCGGATGCGTCGCAGGCCAATGATCAAAAATTATTGGGGTTGAAGCCAACGGAACCAGTCGGTGTGATGAGTGGTATTTTCTTTTTGGATGATGGGACACCATTTGAAGTGTCGAATATGCGGCTACATTATCAGTATATGAAGTATACGACGTTTGTTTCGACGGATTAA
- the ybaK gene encoding Cys-tRNA(Pro) deacylase: MSKKSKKDAKLGKTLVEKILDKANLSYQQYEFPTETEGDVAQLQVDHLGVDEHHIYKTLALIGNKTGPLVGVLPLDEHLSYKKLAKLSGNKKVGMIPLKDLERTTGYQHGANTPVGIWETKKFPIFINESAKKQGTILVSSGKIGRSIEINAEDLRRLVHGTFGEITE, translated from the coding sequence ATGTCAAAAAAAAGTAAAAAAGACGCAAAATTAGGAAAAACTTTGGTTGAAAAAATTCTAGATAAAGCTAATTTAAGCTATCAACAATATGAATTTCCCACTGAAACTGAGGGTGATGTCGCACAATTACAAGTCGATCACTTAGGCGTTGATGAACATCACATCTATAAAACCCTCGCTTTAATTGGCAACAAAACAGGCCCCTTAGTCGGCGTGTTACCACTTGATGAACATCTCAGTTATAAGAAGTTAGCCAAACTTTCTGGCAACAAAAAAGTGGGCATGATTCCTTTAAAAGACTTAGAACGTACCACGGGCTATCAGCATGGTGCTAATACACCCGTTGGTATTTGGGAAACTAAAAAGTTTCCAATTTTCATTAATGAGAGTGCCAAAAAACAAGGCACCATCTTGGTCTCATCTGGTAAAATCGGCCGTTCGATTGAAATCAACGCCGAAGACTTACGTCGCCTGGTCCATGGGACTTTCGGCGAAATAACGGAGTGA
- a CDS encoding HD domain-containing protein: protein MITASQLVAIKTYALQRLANDHSGHGTDHLERVVKLAQRLAVAEQADVTLTMAAAWLHDVIDDKLMVDPEQAHQALATQLTTIGVTTEAQTAIFEIIDHMSFSKSLNGPQKLSLAGQIVQDADRLDAIGAIGIARALYYSGHVGEKIYDPEIAPREHLTKAQYRQEPGTAINHFYEKLFKLAGLMNTTAAKQLAQRRTAVMRQFVTQFKAEWVADDD, encoded by the coding sequence ATGATAACGGCGTCCCAATTAGTAGCAATTAAAACGTATGCCTTACAGCGATTAGCCAATGATCACAGCGGGCATGGCACAGATCATTTGGAACGGGTCGTTAAGTTAGCCCAACGGTTAGCTGTGGCAGAACAGGCGGATGTCACGCTGACCATGGCGGCGGCCTGGTTACACGATGTGATCGATGATAAATTAATGGTTGACCCTGAACAGGCCCACCAAGCGTTAGCGACGCAATTAACAACGATTGGCGTGACTACTGAAGCGCAAACGGCCATTTTTGAGATTATTGACCATATGTCCTTTAGTAAGTCTTTGAATGGGCCGCAAAAATTAAGTTTAGCAGGCCAAATTGTGCAAGATGCTGACCGGCTAGACGCTATTGGCGCAATTGGAATTGCCCGGGCGTTATATTATTCCGGGCACGTCGGTGAAAAAATCTATGATCCTGAGATTGCACCACGCGAACACCTCACTAAAGCGCAGTATCGCCAAGAACCAGGAACGGCAATCAATCATTTTTATGAAAAGCTATTCAAGTTGGCTGGTTTGATGAATACCACTGCTGCTAAGCAATTAGCGCAACGACGCACAGCTGTCATGCGCCAGTTTGTCACCCAATTTAAAGCAGAATGGGTTGCGGACGATGACTAA
- a CDS encoding LytTR family DNA-binding domain-containing protein has translation MKVFISDDQEQHRLWLTDIITAQLNDLNFDYELASVWQPADVLRAVEMSTGPNLYFLDIVLKQETTGIELASQIRDYDPDGFVVYVSARDDMVPATLTAMTTPTGFISKADLFDKAKFVPRIRRVLQVIQKRLETMQQAPTPTLNLQSGALLLKLRLEDIVYCEKVHGLRTARIVTDNQAYVVRKTLSTIKGQLSQPHFFNDFQSYALNLDKIVTVDFNKGVITMSNGDHLSFSRGTIKKLRAYYQTED, from the coding sequence ATGAAGGTGTTCATCAGTGACGATCAGGAACAACACCGTCTCTGGTTAACCGACATCATTACGGCGCAACTAAATGACTTGAATTTTGATTATGAGTTAGCGTCAGTTTGGCAACCGGCGGACGTGTTGCGAGCGGTAGAGATGAGTACTGGACCTAATTTATATTTTTTAGATATTGTTTTAAAACAAGAAACAACTGGAATTGAGCTTGCGTCGCAGATTCGTGACTATGATCCCGATGGATTTGTGGTTTATGTGAGTGCCCGAGATGACATGGTACCCGCAACATTAACTGCGATGACGACGCCGACTGGCTTTATTTCGAAGGCTGATTTATTTGATAAGGCCAAGTTTGTTCCCCGGATTCGACGTGTGTTACAAGTCATTCAAAAACGCTTAGAAACGATGCAACAGGCGCCGACGCCAACTTTGAATTTGCAGAGTGGCGCGTTATTATTGAAGTTGAGACTCGAAGATATCGTATACTGTGAAAAGGTACACGGATTGAGAACTGCGCGAATTGTGACGGATAATCAAGCTTATGTGGTGCGTAAAACGCTAAGTACGATTAAAGGTCAGTTGTCCCAACCGCACTTCTTTAACGATTTTCAGAGTTATGCACTGAACTTGGATAAAATTGTGACGGTAGATTTCAATAAGGGCGTGATTACGATGAGTAATGGCGATCACTTGTCGTTTAGTCGAGGCACAATTAAAAAGTTACGGGCTTATTATCAAACTGAAGATTAA
- a CDS encoding DUF1836 domain-containing protein, whose amino-acid sequence MATTETYTDWRRRMSKVILPKWTELPNFDLYMDQVLLLINETLQPLGVDPVTAAMINNYVKHKVILSPVKKKYQIMQLADIIVISLLKPSYPLDMIRQGIDQVTATGYPKRAYDSFITTLVDRLHHLDEPARVSDQDLSGSLTTAAAQLIVDKLRTDELLRLNQAQTQPTQIEK is encoded by the coding sequence ATGGCAACTACCGAAACTTACACTGATTGGCGTCGACGGATGAGTAAAGTCATCCTGCCTAAGTGGACCGAATTACCAAATTTTGATTTGTATATGGATCAAGTTCTATTATTGATTAATGAAACTTTGCAGCCGTTAGGGGTCGACCCGGTCACTGCGGCGATGATTAACAATTACGTGAAGCATAAGGTGATTTTGTCGCCCGTTAAAAAGAAGTATCAGATTATGCAATTGGCGGACATTATCGTGATTAGTTTGCTTAAACCCAGCTACCCGTTAGACATGATTCGCCAAGGCATTGATCAAGTGACGGCAACTGGCTATCCTAAGCGGGCCTACGATAGTTTTATCACCACTTTAGTCGATCGGCTTCATCATTTAGACGAGCCGGCCCGGGTGTCTGATCAAGACTTAAGTGGCAGTTTGACTACCGCTGCTGCCCAATTGATTGTGGATAAATTACGGACTGATGAATTATTACGCTTGAATCAGGCCCAAACTCAACCGACCCAAATTGAAAAATAA
- a CDS encoding MarR family winged helix-turn-helix transcriptional regulator produces METYNLSKLIAGIYRRSKNEFNQQISSLDMRATISDVILFINDHHGLSQKEIATAMGLDSSLLARNLKTLEQQALVSRHPNPNDHRAHQISLTTTGQTLADELRTAMTTWWTNLFNQHPEIDAATFASQLGLVFDSLVHSDD; encoded by the coding sequence TTGGAAACCTATAATTTAAGTAAACTGATTGCTGGCATCTATCGCCGCTCAAAAAACGAGTTCAATCAGCAAATCTCCAGCCTCGATATGCGGGCCACGATTAGTGATGTCATCTTATTTATTAATGATCATCATGGCCTATCCCAAAAAGAAATCGCCACTGCGATGGGTTTAGATTCAAGCTTATTAGCACGTAATCTAAAGACGCTTGAGCAGCAAGCATTGGTCAGTCGCCACCCCAATCCCAATGACCACCGCGCCCACCAGATTAGCTTGACCACCACTGGACAAACTTTAGCCGATGAGCTCCGAACAGCCATGACGACTTGGTGGACTAACTTATTTAATCAACATCCTGAAATTGACGCGGCGACCTTTGCCTCGCAACTGGGCCTAGTCTTTGACTCCTTGGTGCATTCTGATGACTAA
- a CDS encoding YitT family protein, translating to MTNNTMRTPYRFILHLVMLLFGLFFMAMGVALSKLAGIGTSPISSIPNVLSLISRYSIGQMTVVIMIITIMLEALILRRQFSWTNLLQLLPAAFFSALIDYFVRVFGHLPITTYPRQLIVSFVSILILAVGVYLEVNAGLIVMPGEGIVVAIALVTHQPFAKLKVDCDIAMVLIAVIIALVFLHGLIGVREGTVLAALLTGRFVALIAKLVAKFKTN from the coding sequence ATGACTAATAATACGATGCGTACCCCCTACCGATTCATTTTGCACCTAGTGATGTTGTTATTTGGCTTATTCTTCATGGCAATGGGCGTCGCGCTCTCAAAATTAGCAGGTATCGGTACCTCGCCAATTTCAAGTATCCCCAACGTCTTAAGCCTAATTAGCCGTTACTCAATTGGGCAAATGACCGTTGTTATCATGATTATCACCATCATGCTAGAAGCGTTGATTTTACGGCGTCAATTTTCTTGGACGAACTTATTACAACTACTGCCGGCCGCTTTCTTTAGTGCCTTAATTGATTATTTTGTCCGCGTCTTTGGTCACCTACCCATTACAACTTACCCGCGACAACTCATCGTCAGTTTTGTCAGTATCCTAATCTTAGCTGTGGGCGTTTATTTAGAAGTCAACGCTGGCCTAATTGTCATGCCCGGCGAAGGAATCGTGGTGGCGATTGCCTTGGTGACCCATCAACCATTCGCTAAGCTAAAAGTTGATTGTGATATTGCTATGGTGCTCATCGCCGTTATCATTGCACTCGTCTTTTTGCACGGTCTGATTGGCGTTCGTGAAGGAACCGTATTAGCCGCCTTATTAACTGGCCGCTTCGTTGCCCTCATCGCTAAACTAGTCGCTAAATTTAAAACGAATTGA
- a CDS encoding Hsp20/alpha crystallin family protein, translated as MHQQLRHHLNELQPINVLKRLHQAVHTVVTAPLVMKTDVVEHDDDYTVTVELPGFDKAAITVTYVDDWLTIRARQGTMRSQADDGRRLRQERPLKDLTRRFYFKNVLKDQIQAHYSDGLLMVTLTKKVTTPAGKITIQ; from the coding sequence ATGCATCAACAACTACGGCATCATTTGAACGAGTTACAACCAATTAATGTGTTAAAGCGACTGCATCAAGCGGTTCATACAGTGGTGACTGCACCATTAGTGATGAAAACGGATGTGGTTGAACATGATGATGACTACACGGTGACCGTTGAATTACCCGGTTTTGATAAAGCGGCGATTACCGTCACGTATGTTGATGACTGGTTGACCATTCGAGCGCGACAAGGAACGATGCGCAGTCAAGCGGATGATGGTCGCCGCTTACGACAGGAACGGCCACTGAAAGATTTGACACGGCGATTCTATTTTAAGAATGTGTTGAAAGATCAGATTCAGGCCCATTACAGTGATGGCTTGTTGATGGTGACTTTGACTAAAAAGGTGACCACACCGGCCGGTAAAATTACAATTCAATAA